Sequence from the Megalops cyprinoides isolate fMegCyp1 chromosome 4, fMegCyp1.pri, whole genome shotgun sequence genome:
aaaacagtctgAAATGGATTTTATTAGTCAGAATCATTACTCAGTTTAATCAAGAACAGTACACTCGTCCTGCAGCCATTTCCTTCCATAACACATTGTGTTGTACAAGGTGTCATTACCAccattgttattttgttgagaaaaaaatcccatttgtTCTGAAGTTATATGTATGAAaagttatttttctcatttataaCAGCTAATCTTTTAGCCCAAACGGTTGATGCTGAAGAAGAATCACTTTAGTAGGACAAAACATAGCCTCATGCTTCTTCCAGAACCATCAGGTAGACTGTATGTGAACAACTACAGTGAAAAATCAGATCTGgtggaaaaataacattttccaaCTGACATTCCCTTCATCTTTCTTTTCTTAATGTTGTCTACTGATACAAACTTCCTCCCAGACATACTCACTTTGCATCATGAGCCTCTTTGTGACATGTTTAGGAAATTCAGGAATAAACCCGAAGTTTGAAGGTTTTAACCAAATTATGGCCTTTTTCAGTTGCCAAAACCCTGTTTGCTCCAACCCGACTCATGGTCTGTAGAAGAGCACAGCTGACCATGTATGAAATGGGtggaaaaatataaaagtgTGTGGCattgaaaggaagaaaaaaacagtcaggtTCAGGTATATATAGGAGGTGCTGAGCGCCAGATGAATGAATTGTAGCTGGCGCTGGAGAGAGGAGTGCGTACACGtcgcacacacaccacagtccAACCGCGATGCCAACCTCTACGATCCCGGTGTGGGTCCTCGGACTCCTCGCGCTCTCCTCGGCGTGCTACGTGCAGAATTGCCCAAGAGGAGGGAAGCGCTCATCACCGGACTTTGGCACAAGACAGGTAAACCACCTTCAACAtaacctgtttttctttcctaaCCAGATGATATTACCCTGATATTACTCATCTTTGGGGAGAAACACCCATTCCAAAGTGTATCTAGGCATTATCCGAGTTGTCAATGAGCAATTCATATGTTGATTTGCTAACGTCTGAATTTGCTAACGAAGAGTTTTCTTTAACATAAAAGTCTCATGTGTCATTTGGAAAGCTCCCCTCCTGCACACATAGGGGATATAAATATAGCACCTCGACAAGAACTTTATAGTGGCACAAAAGTAGTTTTAAACAACTTTATCAAACCATATCCATGTGTTATCAAAGGTCTTTTCAATGCTACGCCGTTGTAATTTGGcagatgtaaaatattattttataccCTTACTTGTTTCGTCGGTCTCAGTTTGCATTGTGATTGTCCTCCAAATGTGGTTCGAATCACGGCGCACGCAGTTGAAATACTTCCATGTAGGTGTATGCATCAGTAATTACAATAACATGCGCATACAGTTTACAGTAATTGGTCCAACACATCAGGTGGCCAGAGGACCAAATAATCAACTAACAGCAGATGAAGACATGCTGACGGTCTCATTTCttatttggaaaacaaaaaataatttccatcgGACCTCAATGAATCGCGTTTTCAGTGACTTATATTCTTTGTGATATGGATAGGTTTGTAAAATGATTAAGCACACACCCCAGCTTGTATGATATGTAAAATGACAATCGCAAAACCATTTCGTTTATCaatcttttatcattttatcatcatATCATCAGTCCGATGGGCTTACACATATTCACCTACAGATGTAGCACGCTTGGTGTAGTATGACATGCTAAAATAACAGTTACATCAGGGGCATTTTATGTGAATTCCGGACAACGGTGCAAAGATGTAATCAGAAAACCGTAAACCTCACCATGCAGGTTACTGTACTATTGTTGGGTGAGACACATGAATACGATACATACAGCCCTTATGCCATTGATAAGAAAACCTTCCCTTATTCCCATAGTGCATGACGTGTGGCCCAGGGAATGGGGGGCGCTGTTTCGGCCCTAGAATCTGCTGTGGGGATGAATTGGGCTGCTTCGTGGGCACCCCAGAAGCAGCTCGCTGCGTGGAGGAGAACTATCTGCCGTCTCCCTGCGAGGTGGGAGGAAAAACCTGCGGGGCTGACGACGGCCGCTGTGCTGCTCCAGGCATCTGCTGTGACACAGGTCAGAGTCAGCTCATTCGGCCGCCAATAGGGGGCGCCCTAATCCCATACTGCATGATATCCACTTCGAACATTTgaatgcgtgcgtgtgcgtgccttgtgagtttgtgtgcgtatgttatttatgttattattctGTAATCAATATTTAACTATCTGTGTATATAACTGATTTATCTTTgaatatgtctgtgtatatttgttattaatatctgcatgtgtgtgcgtgtgtgttgatAGAGGGCTGTGTCCTGGACTCCGACTGCAGGGAGGATCGTGGGGCAGTGAACACCGTCCTGACAGACAGCTCAGAGGGAGATTTGTTTCTGTGACTGCTACTCATGGCCAAGAGGGGGAAGAGTCACCACTGAAAGCTCATGCACTtcccaaacagacacacagcgcACTACTCAGCTCAGACAAACACACTACCACTGAACCCTACAGTAAAGATCAGACCACTGGTTGGAataaactgtatgtaaaaaaataagaacatttccCATGTATTTCCATATTTCAATATGTCTCTCCCAGCCTAATAAATCCCCCACAATGTGCCTCAGCAGAACACAATTTCCTTACTTTTCTAATGTAACAGctatcacacacatatacatacacatatttacaagacaccagaaacaaagaaatttgTACAccaacatttacaaatgaaaccaacccacacacaaacacacagaaagtgagagaggaacTTGCAATCTGCTGAGTCACAAGGAGCCATAAAGGATCTTGTGACATGTAAGGGGTaagttttatttctgattttcatgGAGCAAAGATGCAAATAAATCCACTATGATCAATTTGCTGTATTACTTACTGCAGTTCTCCTGCACTACACTGTGGCAGTGTTATACCAGGGTGAGGAACTGTaaatacaaagtaaataaatgttttgcaaCATGTCATTAGTGTCAAGTGTTGTGAGtctttgaaaagaaataataaaaaaaaacagattcctgTGTCTGGACTTGTGTGCGGGAGAAGTTTGGATTGTTTTCACTGGATTATT
This genomic interval carries:
- the LOC118776197 gene encoding oxytocin-neurophysin 1-like; this translates as MPTSTIPVWVLGLLALSSACYVQNCPRGGKRSSPDFGTRQCMTCGPGNGGRCFGPRICCGDELGCFVGTPEAARCVEENYLPSPCEVGGKTCGADDGRCAAPGICCDTEGCVLDSDCREDRGAVNTVLTDSSEGDLFL